One genomic segment of Agromyces intestinalis includes these proteins:
- a CDS encoding ThiF family adenylyltransferase, whose amino-acid sequence MPLPPLVDPVDALDPDELRRTARQVRLPELGEVGQRRLAAARVAVVGAGGLGSPALLALAAAGVGTIGIIDDDVVDVTNLHRQVVHGTGDVGRPKVDSAAERLAALAPRLVVQRHPVHLTDANARDVLDGYDLVLDGSDRFETRYIVSDACADLGIPVVWAAVLGFDAQVSVFWSRPPVGDGRVGAVEGVTLRDLYPVEPEGGVPTCADVGVLGSLCMQAGALMATEAIKLITGVGEPLLGRVLVIDGLRARQREVGLRPAAAPQRSDVSQSSTSMTDAAPAPPPIGHVSAGELRQRLDEVTVLDVREPSERAERAIAGSLHTPLGTVLAGDRTGLDRDRAIVVHCAIGPRAERAAAVLAAEGYRVSVLDGGMRAWAVVEATS is encoded by the coding sequence ATGCCGCTGCCTCCGCTCGTCGACCCGGTCGACGCCCTCGATCCCGACGAGCTGCGCCGCACCGCACGCCAGGTGCGTCTGCCCGAACTCGGCGAGGTCGGGCAGCGTCGGCTCGCGGCCGCCCGCGTCGCGGTAGTGGGCGCCGGCGGCCTCGGCTCCCCCGCGCTGCTCGCGCTCGCGGCGGCCGGGGTCGGCACGATCGGCATCATCGACGACGACGTGGTGGACGTGACGAACCTGCACCGTCAGGTCGTGCACGGCACGGGCGATGTGGGCCGGCCGAAGGTCGACAGCGCCGCCGAGCGGCTCGCCGCCCTGGCGCCCCGGCTCGTCGTGCAGCGGCATCCGGTGCACCTGACCGACGCGAACGCCCGCGACGTGCTCGACGGCTACGACCTCGTGCTCGACGGCAGCGACCGGTTCGAGACGCGGTACATCGTGTCGGATGCGTGCGCCGACCTCGGCATCCCGGTGGTGTGGGCGGCGGTGCTCGGCTTCGACGCGCAGGTGTCGGTGTTCTGGTCGCGGCCGCCGGTCGGCGATGGCCGCGTCGGCGCCGTCGAGGGCGTGACCCTGCGCGACCTGTACCCCGTCGAACCCGAGGGAGGCGTGCCGACGTGCGCCGACGTCGGCGTGCTCGGTTCGCTCTGCATGCAGGCGGGGGCGCTCATGGCGACCGAGGCGATCAAGCTCATCACGGGCGTCGGCGAGCCGCTGCTCGGCCGGGTGCTGGTCATCGACGGGCTGCGCGCGCGGCAGCGCGAGGTCGGGTTGCGTCCGGCGGCGGCTCCGCAGCGATCGGATGTCTCGCAGAGCTCGACGAGCATGACGGATGCCGCGCCGGCACCGCCCCCGATCGGCCACGTCTCGGCAGGCGAACTCAGGCAGCGCCTCGACGAGGTCACGGTGCTCGACGTGCGCGAGCCGTCCGAGCGCGCGGAGCGCGCGATCGCGGGGTCGCTGCACACCCCGCTCGGCACGGTGCTCGCGGGCGACCGCACCGGGCTCGACCGCGATCGCGCGATCGTCGTGCACTGCGCGATCGGGCCGCGCGCCGAGCGCGCTGCGGCGGTGCTCGCCGCCGAGGGGTACCGGGTCTCGGTGCTCGACGGCGGCATGCGGGCGTGGGCGGTCGTCGAGGCGACGTCGTGA